The Trueperaceae bacterium genome window below encodes:
- a CDS encoding N-(5'-phosphoribosyl)anthranilate isomerase: protein MRIKICGITSPEDATLAESAGADAIGLIFVSESKRAITVSRAQEIVSSVGPLLVRVGVFSNAPLEQVLKAIKILRLGVIQLHGSEESTYVAEIQKHVPVIRAFSFKQNLTTNDLEGYRADAFLIDGPKPGSGKAFDWSQASQLKEVSRMILAGGLNPSNVALGIRQLGPYAVDVATGVEKSIGVKAPHKVLEFVREARSAFANR, encoded by the coding sequence ATGCGAATCAAGATTTGTGGCATCACAAGTCCCGAGGACGCCACCTTAGCTGAGTCTGCTGGGGCGGATGCGATTGGACTAATCTTTGTCTCGGAATCTAAACGTGCAATCACAGTTAGTCGTGCTCAGGAAATCGTTAGTTCGGTAGGACCGCTCCTTGTTCGTGTCGGTGTTTTTTCTAATGCTCCCTTGGAACAAGTGCTTAAGGCTATAAAGATTCTTCGGTTAGGTGTAATTCAATTACATGGTTCAGAGGAGTCAACTTATGTTGCTGAGATACAGAAGCACGTTCCTGTCATTAGAGCTTTCTCGTTTAAGCAAAATCTTACAACAAATGACTTAGAAGGCTATCGTGCCGACGCGTTTCTTATTGATGGCCCAAAGCCGGGTTCCGGTAAGGCATTCGATTGGTCCCAGGCAAGTCAACTTAAAGAAGTTTCACGAATGATTCTTGCTGGTGGGCTGAACCCAAGCAATGTCGCATTGGGCATAAGGCAACTGGGACCTTACGCTGTTGATGTGGCCACAGGTGTTGAGAAGAGTATTGGGGTTAAGGCTCCCCATAAGGTACTTGAATTTGTTCGAGAAGCTAGATCTGCGTTCGCGAATCGGTAG
- a CDS encoding glucose-1-phosphate thymidylyltransferase: MFSTVELFCLEGLPKELRSILETEHPWEVLEGIDAFTRQLSDDRRGKVHPTAVLEGSVFLSEDAVVGPHAYIRGPSWIGSGCKVGHGAYIRPQVVLCPGAFVGHASEVKRSLFLPNAKAPHFNYVGDSVLGRNVNLGAGVKIANLSAIGGQIPLGDVTLKKFGAALGDDVSVGCNAVLAPGSIVGKRTVIYPSVMVRGYVNSDSIMKFKPKSETVKRKTPNKS, encoded by the coding sequence ATGTTCTCTACGGTTGAATTATTTTGCCTCGAAGGCCTTCCCAAGGAACTACGTTCTATTCTAGAGACTGAGCATCCCTGGGAAGTACTCGAAGGTATAGACGCATTCACAAGACAACTGTCTGATGACCGTCGGGGAAAGGTTCACCCGACAGCGGTACTTGAAGGATCAGTGTTTCTATCTGAAGATGCTGTAGTTGGCCCACATGCTTATATCCGTGGTCCAAGTTGGATCGGGTCTGGGTGTAAGGTTGGTCATGGTGCTTACATACGGCCTCAAGTCGTTTTGTGTCCAGGGGCATTCGTTGGGCATGCTTCGGAGGTTAAACGTTCACTGTTTCTTCCTAACGCCAAGGCGCCTCACTTTAATTATGTTGGCGATAGTGTTCTTGGTCGTAACGTAAATCTTGGGGCGGGCGTAAAGATAGCCAACTTGAGCGCAATAGGTGGTCAAATACCTTTAGGTGACGTTACTTTAAAGAAGTTTGGGGCAGCCTTGGGCGATGACGTATCTGTTGGGTGCAATGCGGTTCTAGCTCCCGGTTCTATAGTCGGCAAAAGGACAGTCATATATCCGAGCGTCATGGTTAGGGGTTACGTCAATTCTGACTCGATCATGAAATTCAAACCTAAATCCGAGACTGTAAAGCGTAAAACACCTAATAAGTCGTAG
- a CDS encoding 50S ribosomal protein L27, producing MAHKKGVSSSKNGRDSESKRLGVKRFDGEEVLAGNILVRQRGTRFHPGRNVGQGRDFTLFAMRDGIVRFNDKGRKGRFISVELGA from the coding sequence ATGGCTCATAAAAAGGGCGTCAGTAGTTCGAAAAATGGTCGTGACAGCGAATCGAAACGATTAGGCGTAAAACGTTTTGACGGAGAAGAAGTACTTGCTGGAAACATTCTGGTAAGACAACGAGGAACTCGCTTTCATCCTGGTAGAAATGTAGGGCAGGGGCGAGATTTCACTCTTTTTGCCATGCGGGATGGCATAGTTCGTTTTAACGATAAGGGCAGGAAGGGTCGTTTCATAAGCGTGGAGTTAGGTGCTTGA
- a CDS encoding metal-sulfur cluster biosynthetic enzyme — protein sequence MSAPENSDQFKDEILEALKVVRDPEIPVNVVDLGLVYHLEVSDEGAVDIEMTLTSPGCPVMDMIQADAELAAMQVDGVTKASVTFVWDPVWTTEKMTEDGKKQMRMFGFSV from the coding sequence ATGAGTGCACCCGAGAACAGTGACCAGTTTAAGGATGAGATATTGGAGGCGCTTAAGGTGGTACGGGACCCTGAGATTCCTGTGAATGTGGTGGACCTTGGTCTTGTATACCACCTGGAGGTTAGTGACGAGGGTGCGGTTGATATTGAAATGACCCTCACTAGCCCTGGTTGCCCGGTAATGGATATGATCCAGGCTGACGCTGAGTTGGCTGCGATGCAGGTCGATGGGGTTACTAAGGCTAGCGTGACGTTTGTTTGGGATCCAGTTTGGACAACTGAAAAGATGACCGAGGACGGAAAAAAGCAAATGAGGATGTTTGGGTTTAGTGTTTAA
- a CDS encoding diacylglycerol kinase, whose amino-acid sequence MIYVVFNPVAGRGRGSKALPLARDLLLKAGFDHEVLVTQRPGHATCLVKSLPKDADVIVLGGDGTVHEAASACFGTGRTLGVLPVGSGDDFAFALNVNRFDLSEAVNIIHRAQIRKIDVGLVNDVPFFNAVGVGFDADVANRMRSAPRFLKGQVAYLYAAVTTLVAHQLVRVEIEVDGNLVYGGRSLLVSTHNGPRVGGSFLFAPDASPDDGMLDVVAAGYFGRLGTLGIIPRTMRGKHLSHPEVFSFRGSKVLLSWETPRFAHVDGEMMEPCKEFRIEILPKALRVYS is encoded by the coding sequence TTGATTTACGTTGTTTTTAACCCTGTAGCCGGCCGAGGCCGGGGGTCCAAGGCATTGCCGCTTGCACGGGATCTTTTACTAAAAGCTGGTTTTGATCACGAAGTGCTTGTCACACAAAGACCAGGCCACGCAACCTGCTTGGTAAAGTCCCTGCCGAAAGATGCGGACGTTATTGTGCTGGGTGGCGATGGTACCGTCCATGAGGCTGCTTCAGCATGCTTTGGTACTGGACGGACGTTAGGCGTGTTACCAGTTGGTTCAGGTGACGACTTTGCTTTCGCACTTAATGTCAATAGATTTGATTTGTCGGAAGCAGTCAACATTATCCACCGTGCGCAAATAAGAAAGATAGACGTTGGCCTAGTTAACGATGTTCCGTTTTTCAATGCAGTTGGCGTGGGGTTTGACGCTGATGTAGCGAACCGAATGCGTAGTGCCCCTAGGTTTTTGAAGGGCCAGGTAGCCTACCTTTACGCAGCAGTCACTACGTTGGTAGCGCACCAGTTAGTCCGCGTTGAGATTGAGGTAGACGGAAATTTGGTTTACGGGGGTCGTTCGTTACTTGTATCTACCCATAATGGACCACGAGTAGGTGGTAGTTTCTTGTTCGCACCCGATGCATCCCCTGACGACGGAATGCTTGACGTAGTTGCCGCTGGTTACTTTGGGCGTTTAGGCACACTGGGCATCATCCCTAGAACTATGCGGGGTAAACACCTAAGTCATCCAGAAGTTTTCTCCTTCCGTGGGAGTAAAGTCCTACTCAGCTGGGAAACTCCACGTTTTGCGCATGTGGATGGTGAAATGATGGAACCTTGCAAAGAATTCAGAATTGAGATACTACCAAAAGCTTTACGGGTTTACAGTTAA
- a CDS encoding GTPase, which translates to MSFQDTLTITVQGGKGGDGAVSFLRLKYLPKGGPDGGGGGHGGSVYFEAVDDVTSLSRLVGKRFFRAGNGQNGAGRDRMGRRGQDLVVKVPVGTLTTNLNDGRIVSDLNEIGQRELVAKGGSGGRGNASFGSSIQRAPRFAEHGTLGSNHKLGLELRLISDVGLVGYPNAGKSSLLACISNARPTIASYPFTTLSPNLGVVKGQRDRFTVADIPGIITGAHLGKGLGIDFLRHISRNRLLVFVIDINDEPGIRLDSLLSELREYDPTLINRGALIALNKIDLVTDETLEEKERDLSRFGMPILRVSALHKKGLDDLCETIITMLPEKKTLEPVESQPEKIISDPIRVVQHPNRLGWRVVGNDLEKVVSRFDCANRDAVSYLQRYFVSLGLFKLLKRAGAKDGDDIFVGESVFEYLDEFKDDE; encoded by the coding sequence ATGTCCTTCCAAGATACTTTAACCATCACTGTTCAAGGCGGTAAGGGAGGAGATGGGGCCGTTTCTTTTTTGCGCCTGAAGTACCTTCCGAAAGGAGGTCCTGATGGTGGTGGTGGTGGGCATGGTGGCAGCGTTTATTTTGAAGCTGTTGACGATGTGACCTCATTAAGTAGGCTTGTCGGGAAGAGATTTTTCCGGGCTGGTAATGGTCAGAATGGTGCTGGCCGCGATCGAATGGGGCGACGAGGTCAAGATCTCGTGGTTAAAGTTCCTGTGGGAACTTTAACCACCAACCTTAATGATGGCAGAATCGTTTCTGACCTAAATGAGATAGGCCAGCGAGAGCTGGTTGCCAAGGGCGGAAGTGGTGGACGGGGCAATGCGTCTTTTGGCAGTTCTATTCAACGGGCGCCACGCTTTGCCGAGCATGGAACTTTAGGATCAAATCACAAGTTAGGCTTAGAGCTTCGCCTGATTTCTGATGTAGGTCTGGTAGGGTATCCGAACGCTGGAAAGTCTAGTCTCTTGGCTTGTATTAGTAACGCTCGTCCAACTATTGCTTCATACCCTTTCACCACACTTAGCCCTAATCTCGGGGTAGTTAAAGGACAACGAGATCGGTTTACAGTCGCTGATATTCCTGGAATTATTACAGGTGCTCATCTCGGTAAGGGTCTTGGGATCGATTTCCTACGACATATTTCTCGCAATCGATTATTAGTGTTTGTCATAGATATTAATGATGAACCCGGCATTAGACTTGATTCCTTACTTAGCGAGCTACGAGAGTACGACCCTACTCTTATAAACCGAGGTGCTCTCATTGCCTTAAACAAAATTGATTTAGTTACTGATGAAACGCTCGAGGAGAAAGAGAGAGACTTGAGTCGTTTCGGGATGCCTATTTTAAGAGTATCGGCGCTCCACAAAAAGGGGCTTGATGATCTTTGTGAGACCATTATCACCATGCTGCCTGAGAAAAAAACTCTTGAGCCCGTTGAGAGCCAACCCGAGAAAATAATTTCTGATCCCATCCGAGTAGTTCAGCACCCTAACAGACTGGGTTGGCGCGTAGTTGGTAACGACCTCGAAAAAGTGGTGTCCCGCTTTGATTGCGCTAACAGGGACGCGGTTTCTTACCTTCAGCGATACTTTGTAAGCCTCGGACTTTTCAAGCTGCTGAAACGTGCAGGCGCAAAAGACGGGGACGATATTTTTGTTGGGGAATCTGTTTTCGAGTATCTTGACGAGTTCAAGGATGATGAATAA
- a CDS encoding rod shape-determining protein RodA gives MIRIDLALPLTTFVILAFGLLTLSTAAPSNELIRQLVFLGAGIVASAATLWLGRRRLLRFSMHLYIATMGLLVLTKLIGATINGAKSWLILGPLPGFQPSELSKIALILALASVFHERPVQGPMSYLRPVVLIALPVGLVFLEPDLGSALVLAAVGVGIFMIRGIPWRHLVVFGTLFLVAVPTIVWPNLEPHQKERMVSFLNPAADPQGSGYQVIQSTIAVGSGGLFGKGYGRGTQSQFGFIPYRHTDFIFPVLAEEGGFAAASVLLLLYGLLFWRLASMAMECIFQRDQFIVAGVLVLIGFQVLVNVGVTLGLAPVTGITLPLVSYGGTSLIATLLGLTLAYVVHRDRYADR, from the coding sequence GTGATCAGAATAGATCTTGCTCTTCCACTAACTACCTTTGTGATTCTAGCTTTCGGGCTTTTGACTCTGAGCACCGCAGCGCCCTCTAATGAATTAATACGTCAATTGGTTTTCCTCGGTGCAGGTATTGTGGCAAGTGCAGCGACACTTTGGTTAGGCCGCAGGCGCCTTTTAAGATTCTCAATGCACTTATACATCGCTACTATGGGACTACTCGTCTTAACCAAGCTAATTGGTGCAACCATTAACGGTGCAAAATCATGGTTAATTCTTGGTCCATTGCCAGGTTTCCAACCATCCGAGTTATCGAAAATAGCGCTTATTTTAGCTCTCGCTTCTGTATTCCATGAGCGTCCTGTCCAGGGACCAATGAGTTATTTGAGGCCAGTAGTGTTGATTGCCCTGCCGGTAGGGTTGGTTTTTCTTGAGCCGGATTTGGGGAGTGCTTTGGTGCTCGCAGCTGTAGGCGTTGGTATTTTTATGATTAGGGGTATACCTTGGCGACATCTAGTCGTGTTTGGGACTTTGTTTCTGGTAGCCGTCCCCACTATCGTTTGGCCAAATTTAGAGCCCCACCAAAAAGAACGAATGGTCTCGTTTTTGAACCCTGCAGCGGATCCCCAAGGAAGCGGCTATCAGGTCATTCAATCTACCATTGCGGTTGGTTCCGGAGGATTATTCGGTAAGGGGTATGGCAGAGGAACGCAGTCGCAATTCGGGTTTATCCCCTATCGACATACCGACTTCATTTTTCCGGTTTTAGCTGAAGAGGGGGGGTTCGCAGCAGCCTCAGTTCTGTTGCTCCTGTATGGTTTGCTGTTCTGGCGGTTAGCGTCAATGGCGATGGAGTGCATCTTTCAGCGCGATCAATTTATCGTGGCCGGCGTTCTCGTATTGATTGGTTTTCAAGTTCTGGTAAACGTAGGTGTGACACTTGGGCTTGCGCCGGTGACGGGGATCACCTTGCCTCTTGTATCTTATGGTGGCACGAGTTTAATCGCTACTCTTCTTGGGTTGACTCTCGCTTACGTAGTTCATCGTGATCGTTACGCAGATCGGTAA
- the rsfS gene encoding ribosome silencing factor, giving the protein MTKLAAVPIEVQLIVDALDNKRAKNVVVMDLTGVSESLDYFILAVAESSLQLKAFEESIKEKLKENGSRPRGVEGPSDRWLLLDYGEVVAHLMSYEAREFYDLEGLWADAKRVNVIPN; this is encoded by the coding sequence TTGACTAAACTAGCGGCCGTTCCGATAGAGGTTCAATTAATTGTCGACGCACTTGATAACAAGCGTGCTAAGAATGTTGTGGTGATGGACCTTACTGGAGTTTCGGAGAGCCTTGACTACTTTATTCTCGCTGTTGCCGAATCTTCTCTCCAGCTTAAGGCGTTTGAAGAAAGTATCAAGGAAAAGCTCAAAGAAAATGGATCTCGCCCTCGGGGTGTCGAAGGCCCCTCAGATCGCTGGCTTCTTCTCGATTATGGCGAGGTCGTAGCTCATTTGATGAGTTATGAGGCGAGGGAGTTTTATGACTTGGAGGGACTTTGGGCCGATGCCAAGCGTGTTAATGTCATCCCAAATTGA
- a CDS encoding thymidylate synthase (FAD): MARINVPAAEQLIDQEFPVLDHGFVRLIDYLGGDARIVQSARVSYGEGTKTVREDRALIDYLLRNRHTSPFEQVILTFHVKMPIFVARQWIRHRTARLNEISGRYSVMRDEFYLPREHEVRLQSQRNRQGGSEAEVPTDLQQKVIQMLASDQQNVYENYQEILEDGLARELARINLPLSLYTEMYWQIDLNNLFHFLRLRMDWHAQYEIRVYGDAMAEIVKAVSPLAFEAFEEHILHGQTFSRSELELLRAAIDFEQLTKSLEKSNLRKTRRNEFLNKLDAQLATPKIGKTETVSQEASTTATAPSKKK; this comes from the coding sequence ATGGCTAGAATTAACGTCCCAGCGGCTGAACAGCTCATTGATCAGGAGTTCCCTGTATTGGATCACGGCTTTGTCCGACTGATAGATTACCTGGGTGGCGACGCTCGCATTGTTCAATCAGCTCGGGTTTCATACGGCGAGGGAACTAAAACTGTTCGTGAGGATCGAGCACTAATCGATTACCTTTTGCGCAATCGCCATACCTCCCCTTTCGAACAAGTAATCCTTACCTTTCACGTAAAAATGCCGATCTTCGTTGCCCGCCAATGGATCCGGCACCGGACAGCTCGCCTAAACGAAATAAGTGGTCGATATAGTGTCATGCGCGATGAATTCTACCTCCCCAGAGAGCACGAGGTCCGATTACAATCACAACGAAACCGCCAGGGTGGCAGCGAGGCGGAAGTCCCAACTGACCTGCAACAAAAAGTAATTCAGATGCTCGCATCTGATCAGCAAAATGTCTACGAAAATTACCAGGAAATCCTTGAAGACGGTCTTGCGCGGGAACTAGCCCGCATCAACCTACCCCTCTCGCTTTATACAGAGATGTATTGGCAAATCGACTTAAACAACCTTTTTCATTTTTTGCGCCTTCGTATGGACTGGCATGCACAATACGAGATCCGTGTTTATGGAGATGCGATGGCAGAAATCGTCAAAGCAGTGTCGCCATTAGCCTTTGAGGCATTCGAGGAACACATACTTCATGGCCAAACCTTCTCCCGAAGCGAATTAGAGTTACTTCGGGCCGCGATTGATTTTGAACAACTTACCAAAAGTTTAGAAAAAAGTAATCTGCGAAAAACCCGCCGCAACGAGTTCCTAAATAAACTTGACGCACAACTAGCCACCCCTAAAATAGGGAAAACCGAGACGGTTTCCCAAGAAGCCTCAACTACAGCTACAGCTCCTAGTAAGAAAAAGTAA
- a CDS encoding rhomboid family intramembrane serine protease → MWALVVVNVAIFLFQNQLNDRDQFLFILRYGLIPSDLFGSPFREIPNLISSSFLHGSPLHLVSNMFFLYVFGDNVENRLGHFGFLGFYLFGSIIAGLVHANFASSSFVPMVGASGAVSAVLGAYIFLFPRRKVLTLITPLFVPWLVLRLIARVPRFFLPWLPAWIFIGYWALIQTIKATNMLMQGSTGSAGGIAWWAHVGGFGIGLITVVIFSVFRNTRPPIRKTIERD, encoded by the coding sequence ATGTGGGCCCTCGTTGTGGTTAACGTCGCAATATTTCTTTTCCAAAATCAGCTTAACGATCGTGATCAATTCCTCTTTATTTTGCGTTACGGCCTCATTCCAAGTGATCTCTTCGGGTCCCCTTTTAGAGAAATTCCCAACCTAATATCAAGTTCTTTTCTGCATGGAAGTCCACTACATTTAGTCAGCAACATGTTCTTCTTGTACGTATTCGGTGATAACGTTGAGAATCGGTTAGGCCATTTTGGCTTTTTAGGTTTCTACCTGTTCGGCAGCATAATTGCTGGCTTGGTACACGCTAATTTCGCCAGTAGCTCTTTTGTGCCTATGGTAGGAGCATCTGGCGCAGTTAGCGCGGTCTTGGGAGCCTATATTTTCCTTTTCCCCCGCCGTAAGGTTCTAACACTGATTACCCCGCTATTTGTGCCGTGGCTAGTGTTACGTTTAATCGCGAGAGTCCCTAGATTCTTTCTTCCGTGGCTCCCAGCTTGGATATTTATCGGTTACTGGGCTTTAATTCAAACGATAAAAGCTACTAACATGCTTATGCAAGGTTCTACTGGATCCGCGGGCGGTATCGCCTGGTGGGCCCACGTTGGTGGTTTTGGCATAGGTCTTATTACCGTGGTTATTTTTTCGGTTTTTAGGAATACGAGACCCCCAATACGGAAAACCATAGAGCGGGATTAA
- a CDS encoding 50S rRNA methyltransferase, protein MRYQIITIGNLKHTSFAKVGDHYLKRLSGLSKAKLIEVRPSRNKIVRERQYEESNLLLNHAKGYVVVLDEQGRDWRSRDLAKHIGDLETRGVSLMSFLIGGAEGHPKDLVTSNDTHDSWSLSPMTLPHELARIVLLEQLYRAETIRTGHPYHRDS, encoded by the coding sequence ATGCGTTACCAGATCATTACCATTGGCAACTTAAAACATACATCTTTTGCGAAAGTGGGCGATCACTACCTTAAACGCTTGTCAGGGCTGAGCAAAGCCAAGCTGATTGAAGTGCGACCCTCCCGGAACAAAATAGTCCGGGAACGCCAATACGAGGAGTCCAACCTGCTACTAAATCACGCAAAGGGTTATGTTGTAGTGCTTGACGAGCAAGGCCGAGACTGGCGTTCGAGAGATTTAGCGAAACACATTGGTGATCTAGAAACCCGAGGAGTCAGTCTAATGAGTTTTCTTATCGGGGGCGCAGAAGGGCACCCTAAAGATCTCGTAACCTCTAATGACACCCACGATAGTTGGAGTTTATCACCTATGACACTTCCTCATGAACTAGCTCGCATTGTATTGCTCGAGCAACTCTATCGCGCTGAAACAATACGAACAGGACACCCATACCACCGGGATAGTTAA
- a CDS encoding phosphohydrolase — MAMVTPNRFEHILRVSALAEEIARANAFDLADIARIRVAAVLHDVARDLNFEEIFQLSPPEFDLERQYPLSLHGRASRVIAELWGVADQRILEAISGHVFGVSKSNRIGMVVYVADVSEPGRGVNGGIRELAMVDLFRAYQLAVETKVNYLRSEGKAVHPETIKAYEDILDTA, encoded by the coding sequence ATGGCAATGGTTACGCCTAACCGTTTTGAACACATTCTTCGTGTCTCCGCATTAGCAGAAGAAATTGCTCGAGCTAATGCGTTTGATCTTGCCGATATAGCTAGAATCAGGGTAGCCGCTGTCCTTCACGATGTCGCTCGGGATCTTAATTTTGAAGAGATTTTTCAGTTATCACCACCCGAGTTTGACCTAGAACGGCAGTATCCTCTCAGTTTACATGGCCGAGCTAGTCGTGTTATTGCGGAATTGTGGGGCGTAGCTGATCAGAGGATTCTTGAAGCCATTAGTGGTCACGTGTTTGGTGTATCCAAAAGCAATCGGATTGGTATGGTGGTCTATGTTGCTGATGTTTCTGAACCTGGACGAGGTGTAAATGGAGGGATAAGAGAATTAGCTATGGTTGATCTATTTCGTGCTTACCAACTAGCAGTTGAGACAAAAGTTAATTACTTGCGTTCGGAAGGCAAGGCGGTGCATCCCGAAACCATTAAGGCTTATGAAGATATTCTTGATACTGCGTAA
- a CDS encoding AAA family ATPase, producing the protein MNDAQKRAVMHHTGPALVIAGAGSGKTRTVVQRIAYLMNEHEVDPNQILAVTFTNKAAGELRERVKDLIGTTARDIWVNTFHSACLQVLRTYGERVGLQSGFAIYDDTDQLDVLKEILALQGTKEINPRVLRALIDRAKSNLWTPENLEATGETTLGRIVSGVPIDFLVEVFKRYEIRLRQVNAVDFNDILGRTVELFDDHPDVLDQVQKRAVFIHVDEYQDTNRAQYRLTRQLAEGYGNLMVVGDPDQSIYAFRGADITNILEFRRDYEDAAVFHLELNYRSVAHVLEVANAIIVPNESRLEKKLLPVKESGDRVRLYRATDHRTEADFVARQVELLMAEKDYSFNDFAVLYRTNAQSRVLEESLRRGSIPTRIVGGVGFYERREVKDVLSYARASINPLDDMAWKRILNRPKRGIGKTSEDKLVKAASHQQIHLIDALRQAESVLRGTPAVRQIANFVELMDDLSEEASSLPAGLFMKAVIDQSGYMQALKEEGSFEAEGRLENLEELLNAVAEWEAEEGGSISDFLDEAALMASVDDRAVKAANNELPEEAVTLMTLHNAKGLEFPVVLLVGIEENLLPHRSSTSSLQEIEEERRLLYVGITRAQEDLFLVNCESRMSFGRTEYARPSRFLEDIPKGALVEIDVLGREIHASSNQNSINSSKEDTSLVKTVTSGIAGSPYKGGERVKHPRFGSGTVVGVKGQGTQIEVAVQFESVGLKHLLVRYARLQIT; encoded by the coding sequence ATGAATGACGCGCAAAAAAGAGCTGTTATGCATCACACTGGTCCAGCTCTCGTTATCGCGGGAGCTGGATCTGGCAAGACTAGGACAGTAGTGCAACGCATTGCTTATCTAATGAACGAACACGAAGTTGATCCTAACCAGATTCTAGCGGTTACTTTCACCAATAAGGCTGCTGGTGAACTACGCGAGCGGGTCAAGGACCTTATTGGTACAACTGCACGAGACATCTGGGTGAATACCTTTCATTCTGCCTGCCTCCAAGTATTGCGAACTTATGGGGAGAGGGTAGGACTTCAGTCAGGATTCGCAATTTATGATGATACTGATCAACTTGATGTTCTTAAGGAGATCCTTGCCTTGCAAGGAACTAAAGAAATAAATCCTCGGGTGCTCAGAGCCCTAATCGATCGGGCTAAATCTAACCTGTGGACACCTGAGAATCTTGAGGCAACGGGGGAAACAACTCTAGGGCGGATTGTGTCTGGCGTGCCCATAGACTTTCTAGTTGAGGTTTTCAAACGGTATGAAATTCGACTCCGGCAGGTTAATGCAGTTGATTTCAATGACATCTTAGGGCGAACAGTCGAGTTATTTGACGACCATCCAGACGTCCTTGACCAAGTTCAGAAGCGAGCGGTTTTCATTCATGTGGACGAATATCAGGATACGAATCGCGCTCAGTATAGGCTTACCCGTCAATTAGCTGAAGGTTACGGTAATCTCATGGTCGTGGGTGATCCTGATCAGAGTATTTATGCCTTCAGGGGAGCCGACATTACCAACATTCTTGAATTTAGGCGTGATTATGAGGATGCTGCTGTCTTTCACTTGGAACTCAACTACCGGAGTGTAGCTCACGTTCTAGAAGTAGCCAACGCCATCATCGTACCCAATGAAAGCCGCCTAGAAAAGAAACTTCTACCTGTCAAAGAGAGTGGTGATCGCGTTCGGCTTTATCGCGCTACCGATCACCGCACTGAGGCGGATTTCGTGGCAAGACAAGTCGAGCTGTTGATGGCCGAAAAGGATTACAGTTTCAACGACTTCGCAGTCCTTTACCGTACCAATGCCCAATCAAGAGTGCTAGAAGAATCGCTACGGCGGGGATCAATACCGACCCGCATCGTAGGTGGGGTAGGATTCTACGAACGCCGGGAAGTGAAGGATGTCCTTTCTTACGCCAGGGCATCTATCAATCCATTGGATGACATGGCCTGGAAGCGCATTCTGAACCGTCCGAAACGAGGAATTGGCAAAACCAGTGAGGATAAGCTAGTTAAAGCGGCTTCTCATCAGCAAATCCATTTGATTGATGCGCTCCGACAAGCAGAGAGCGTCTTACGTGGTACTCCTGCAGTTAGGCAAATAGCAAACTTTGTGGAGCTCATGGATGACCTCTCTGAGGAAGCTAGTTCCTTGCCAGCTGGTCTGTTTATGAAAGCCGTTATAGATCAATCTGGATATATGCAAGCCCTTAAAGAAGAAGGTTCTTTTGAAGCTGAAGGTCGGTTGGAAAATCTCGAGGAACTCTTAAACGCTGTAGCTGAATGGGAAGCGGAAGAGGGAGGCTCAATTAGTGATTTTCTTGACGAGGCGGCTCTTATGGCTAGCGTTGACGACCGTGCAGTTAAGGCAGCTAACAATGAACTACCAGAAGAAGCGGTTACCCTCATGACTCTTCATAACGCCAAAGGACTAGAATTCCCCGTTGTACTACTGGTCGGAATTGAGGAGAATCTTCTCCCGCATCGTAGCTCAACCAGCAGCCTGCAAGAGATTGAGGAAGAACGACGCCTTCTTTATGTGGGAATCACTAGAGCGCAAGAGGACCTTTTCCTAGTCAATTGCGAATCTAGAATGAGTTTTGGGCGCACAGAGTACGCTAGGCCAAGTCGCTTTCTTGAGGATATACCGAAGGGAGCATTGGTCGAGATTGATGTTTTAGGGAGAGAGATACACGCCTCATCAAATCAAAATTCCATCAATAGTTCCAAAGAGGACACCTCTTTGGTTAAGACTGTCACTTCTGGAATAGCAGGATCGCCCTATAAAGGTGGTGAACGTGTCAAACATCCTAGATTTGGATCCGGAACGGTGGTTGGAGTGAAGGGCCAAGGCACTCAGATTGAAGTAGCTGTTCAATTTGAATCAGTGGGGCTTAAACATTTGTTAGTCCGCTACGCTCGTCTTCAAATCACTTAA